A genomic stretch from Sulfurimonas sediminis includes:
- a CDS encoding flagellar biosynthesis anti-sigma factor FlgM codes for MISKVNNSVLGSAYMNSTLSNTQKKESTSVTAMENKSSKVEQIKESIDSGQYKVDLSALSKKMADELL; via the coding sequence ATGATTTCAAAAGTAAATAATTCAGTGTTGGGGAGTGCCTATATGAACAGTACACTTTCAAACACACAAAAAAAAGAGAGTACTTCAGTCACTGCTATGGAAAACAAAAGCAGTAAAGTCGAACAAATCAAAGAGTCTATAGACTCAGGACAATACAAAGTAGATTTGTCTGCATTATCTAAAAAAATGGCAGATGAGTTACTTTAG
- a CDS encoding rod-binding protein gives MSYAMNAVNAQAQMATANKAIPKIDEKAQDKALREQTDAFEAVIVKMLMDNAMKDEKNLFSSQNDPGDKIYKSMYRDELSKASAGSFGFSQMLYDYLSQKNS, from the coding sequence ATGAGTTACGCAATGAATGCTGTCAATGCCCAGGCACAAATGGCTACAGCAAATAAAGCAATACCAAAGATTGATGAAAAGGCGCAGGATAAAGCTCTGAGAGAGCAGACAGATGCTTTTGAAGCTGTTATAGTGAAAATGCTGATGGATAATGCGATGAAAGATGAGAAGAATCTTTTTTCATCACAAAATGATCCGGGAGATAAAATATATAAATCAATGTACAGAGATGAGCTTTCTAAAGCAAGTGCCGGAAGTTTCGGGTTTTCGCAAATGCTTTATGATTATTTATCTCAAAAGAATTCATAA
- a CDS encoding flagellar basal body P-ring protein FlgI, with amino-acid sequence MKFILLFILFFSTLYATKISDVSNIVGVRDNQVIGYSLVVGLKKTGDGTTSRFTLQSISNMLRAMNINMNPIDIMSKNVAAVVVTATMKPFARQGDKIDVTVSSIGDSKSLEGGTLLMTPLKGVDGKIYALAQGAISIGGLNTRGAGNASHPTTGIVFNGGIIEREINIDLFHQKYATLSLKESGFRNAVGIQKAINDYYHTQLAIAMDSRSIKLKCPQNRSMIEFLAEVQEINMDYHPKDKIIINERTGTIVAGVNIELKPVILTHGDITIKIVEQKKLSKPAGSMSVDNNLVIGLNENEVYTKEGTTTVANLVRSLQKLGASPKDIISILEAMKSAGSISAELKVI; translated from the coding sequence ATGAAATTTATTTTACTGTTTATACTCTTTTTCTCTACTCTTTATGCAACAAAGATATCGGATGTGTCAAATATTGTAGGCGTCAGAGACAATCAGGTTATAGGCTATTCCCTTGTTGTGGGATTGAAAAAAACCGGAGACGGGACTACCTCAAGGTTTACTCTTCAGTCTATCTCTAATATGCTTCGTGCAATGAATATAAACATGAATCCAATTGACATCATGTCCAAAAATGTTGCTGCTGTTGTGGTAACCGCTACTATGAAACCTTTTGCCAGACAGGGTGATAAAATAGATGTGACCGTTTCTTCTATAGGAGACTCAAAATCCCTAGAAGGGGGAACACTTTTAATGACACCTTTAAAAGGGGTTGACGGGAAAATTTATGCTTTGGCACAAGGAGCCATCAGTATAGGCGGACTCAACACAAGAGGTGCAGGAAATGCGTCACACCCTACTACAGGAATTGTTTTTAACGGAGGGATAATTGAAAGAGAAATCAATATTGACCTCTTTCATCAAAAATATGCAACATTGTCTCTTAAAGAATCAGGGTTCAGGAATGCTGTTGGAATCCAAAAGGCGATCAATGATTATTATCATACACAGTTAGCAATAGCAATGGACTCAAGAAGTATAAAACTGAAATGTCCACAAAATCGTTCTATGATAGAGTTTTTGGCTGAGGTTCAAGAGATCAACATGGATTATCACCCAAAAGACAAAATCATCATAAACGAAAGAACAGGAACAATTGTTGCTGGAGTAAATATAGAACTCAAGCCGGTAATTTTAACACACGGAGATATTACTATAAAAATTGTTGAACAGAAAAAGCTTTCAAAGCCTGCAGGTTCAATGAGTGTTGATAATAATCTGGTTATCGGTTTAAACGAGAATGAAGTTTATACCAAAGAGGGAACAACAACAGTGGCAAATCTTGTAAGATCTTTGCAAAAACTTGGAGCTTCACCAAAAGATATTATATCTATACTTGAAGCGATGAAAAGTGCAGGCAGTATATCTGCAGAATTGAAGGTGATATGA
- the rsmD gene encoding 16S rRNA (guanine(966)-N(2))-methyltransferase RsmD, with protein sequence MKSKQLSKKIIAGKYKGKKLLLPSKVTTRSSKSIVLESFFNTLQFEIIDANFVEVFSGSGSIGLEALSRGAKKIYFMEKDKEALKTLQKNISQTDPSACEVFAGDSFENIQSVLSRLKKSNEDAFFYVDPPFSIREGMEEIYEKTMQLIEKLPALHVKMIIVEHMSGLKIPEFLGIYKVKKSKKFGNTTLTYLINNNME encoded by the coding sequence ATGAAAAGTAAACAACTGAGCAAGAAGATTATTGCAGGAAAATATAAGGGGAAAAAACTTTTGCTCCCGTCAAAAGTTACTACACGAAGTTCCAAGTCTATAGTTTTGGAATCTTTTTTTAATACTTTGCAGTTTGAGATAATTGATGCAAACTTTGTTGAAGTTTTTTCAGGGAGTGGCTCAATTGGTCTTGAAGCACTCAGCCGTGGTGCAAAAAAAATATATTTTATGGAAAAAGACAAAGAAGCATTAAAAACACTGCAAAAAAATATTTCACAGACAGACCCATCTGCCTGTGAAGTCTTTGCAGGAGACAGTTTTGAAAATATTCAGTCAGTTCTCTCAAGACTGAAAAAATCGAATGAAGACGCATTCTTTTACGTAGACCCTCCCTTCAGTATCCGTGAGGGCATGGAAGAGATTTATGAAAAAACTATGCAACTTATAGAAAAACTGCCTGCTTTACATGTAAAGATGATTATTGTGGAACATATGAGCGGTCTAAAGATTCCTGAATTTTTAGGCATATACAAGGTGAAAAAATCAAAAAAATTTGGTAATACCACGTTAACATACCTCATAAACAATAATATGGAATAA
- a CDS encoding exonuclease domain-containing protein: protein MLIFTDVQTTGIEADDVVCSVALLEDEKVFYELINEGKKIPPSASSIHHITNEMIKDKKTFKMTQVYEVLQKNSTFENTLIAHNVQFILEKFAVSGLQWLGDVIDTLKVTKHLIKECEQFSLQFLRYELKLYRQEDALKQKYGIKDALCSNNALNDVFVTKLLFEYLLEYATVEKMKELSFQKVLLEKFPFGKYMGKYIEEIVQHDSNYVNWMFSLEDLDEDLKYSLEYYLRG from the coding sequence ATGTTGATTTTTACAGATGTGCAGACTACAGGGATTGAGGCAGACGATGTTGTGTGCTCTGTTGCATTATTAGAAGATGAAAAGGTATTTTACGAACTTATAAACGAAGGAAAAAAGATACCGCCGTCAGCTTCAAGTATTCATCATATTACCAATGAAATGATCAAAGACAAAAAAACTTTTAAAATGACGCAAGTATATGAAGTATTACAAAAAAACAGTACTTTTGAAAATACTTTAATTGCACATAATGTACAATTTATTTTGGAAAAATTTGCTGTTTCTGGTCTGCAATGGCTAGGGGATGTAATAGATACATTAAAAGTTACAAAACATCTTATCAAAGAGTGTGAACAGTTTTCATTGCAGTTTTTACGCTATGAACTCAAGCTGTACAGACAAGAGGATGCACTTAAACAGAAGTATGGAATTAAAGATGCTTTATGCTCCAATAATGCACTCAATGATGTATTTGTTACAAAATTATTGTTTGAATATTTACTTGAGTATGCAACAGTAGAAAAGATGAAAGAATTAAGTTTTCAAAAAGTGCTTTTAGAAAAATTTCCTTTTGGAAAATATATGGGAAAATATATAGAAGAGATAGTCCAACATGATAGTAATTATGTGAACTGGATGTTCTCTTTAGAAGATTTAGATGAAGATTTAAAGTACTCGCTTGAGTATTATTTGAGAGGATAG
- the murA gene encoding UDP-N-acetylglucosamine 1-carboxyvinyltransferase, with protein MDYLKIKNSASLEGTINISGAKNASLPLIAMCILAKNSVHMKNLPQVVDIKTLLKLLSNLGATCEFSQDSVIVNTLDLHETKATYDIVKTMRASILVLGPILARFGHCEVSLPGGCAIGQRPIDLHLKALEQMGAKIAIKAGYIEARTPNGLHGCEIIFDKVTVTGTANIVMAAALAKGVTTITNAAREPEVVQLCEVLNASGVKINGIGTAILEIHGTDGQLLNINEFSIIPDRIEAGTYLCAGAITKSQLTLTNVEPKHLGAVLSKLEEMGSTFTLTDTTITIHPAAHIKPVKIVTQEYPAFPTDMQAQFLALATQADGVSIIEERLFENRFMHVSELQRMGADITLNGHIATVSGKSKLCGTDVMATDLRASSALVLAALVATGETHVHRIYHLDRGYDSLEKKLYQVGANIQRLKE; from the coding sequence ATGGATTATTTAAAAATAAAAAACAGTGCTTCACTCGAAGGTACTATAAATATCTCAGGTGCAAAGAATGCATCTTTACCTCTTATTGCTATGTGCATACTAGCCAAAAACAGTGTACATATGAAAAACTTGCCACAGGTTGTAGATATAAAAACGCTTTTAAAGCTCCTGTCAAATCTCGGTGCTACCTGTGAATTTTCACAAGACAGCGTTATAGTCAACACACTGGATCTGCACGAAACAAAAGCCACCTATGATATAGTAAAAACCATGCGTGCTTCTATTTTGGTTTTGGGACCGATTTTAGCACGTTTTGGGCATTGTGAAGTCTCTTTACCCGGAGGATGTGCAATTGGACAGCGCCCAATTGATCTGCATCTTAAAGCCTTGGAACAGATGGGGGCAAAAATAGCTATCAAAGCAGGATACATCGAAGCAAGAACGCCAAATGGTTTGCATGGATGTGAAATAATTTTTGACAAAGTCACCGTTACAGGTACTGCAAACATTGTTATGGCCGCCGCCCTTGCCAAGGGAGTAACAACGATTACAAATGCAGCCAGAGAACCTGAAGTTGTCCAATTATGCGAAGTACTCAATGCCAGCGGCGTGAAAATAAACGGCATAGGCACAGCAATACTCGAAATACACGGCACAGACGGGCAACTGCTCAATATCAATGAGTTTTCTATCATTCCCGACAGGATAGAAGCCGGAACATACCTTTGTGCGGGAGCCATAACAAAATCACAACTCACATTGACGAATGTTGAACCGAAACATTTGGGCGCAGTTTTATCCAAACTTGAAGAGATGGGCAGTACTTTTACCCTCACAGACACTACAATTACAATTCACCCTGCCGCGCATATCAAACCTGTTAAAATTGTGACACAGGAATATCCCGCATTTCCAACAGACATGCAGGCACAGTTTTTGGCACTTGCTACACAGGCAGACGGTGTTTCAATTATAGAAGAACGACTTTTTGAAAACAGATTTATGCATGTCAGTGAGTTACAGCGTATGGGTGCCGATATAACATTAAACGGTCATATTGCAACAGTGAGTGGAAAAAGCAAGTTGTGTGGGACTGATGTCATGGCAACGGATTTACGTGCATCAAGCGCATTGGTCCTTGCTGCACTTGTTGCAACCGGAGAAACACATGTACACCGCATCTACCACCTGGATCGTGGATATGACTCACTTGAGAAAAAACTTTACCAAGTCGGCGCCAATATACAAAGACTTAAAGAGTAA
- a CDS encoding heat shock protein transcriptional repressor HspR: MHHYDEPVYLISIVAKILDIHPQTLRQYERENLINPSRSDGRIRLYSQRDIDKIKLILRLTRELGVNLAGVDIILNLKETIDAMEKEIAELRHEVEVAKNAHSVAPEKSLVTKKSLYEMIVFKE; encoded by the coding sequence ATGCACCATTATGATGAACCGGTTTATTTGATAAGCATTGTTGCAAAAATATTAGATATACACCCTCAAACTCTACGACAGTATGAGAGGGAAAACTTAATAAATCCATCTCGTTCTGACGGACGGATACGACTCTACTCGCAAAGGGATATTGATAAAATTAAATTAATTTTGCGATTGACACGTGAATTGGGTGTGAACCTGGCAGGTGTGGATATTATTCTTAATTTGAAAGAAACAATAGATGCAATGGAAAAAGAGATAGCAGAACTTCGTCATGAAGTTGAAGTAGCTAAAAATGCACATTCTGTTGCTCCCGAAAAGTCACTTGTAACGAAAAAAAGTTTATATGAGATGATAGTTTTTAAAGAGTAG
- a CDS encoding DnaJ C-terminal domain-containing protein, with protein sequence MSKSLYDTLEVSPNASESEIKKAYRKLARKYHPDVNKDPSAEEKFKEINAAYEVLSDKEKKAQYDQYGDAMFGGQNFHDFSQSQGGNVDLDEILRQMFSGGGGFGGFGGAGGGASGFSSSGFGGGQRYQEPNLDIEANVTIPFAVAILGGSHSVSVNGERFDIKIPAGVKDGERMRVKGKGHAQNSRVGDLFLRIHVAPSPEYEREGDDLVKTIDVPLYAALFGDKISVQTLEKEIKLKIPQNTKNGQRFRVKGMGAMNRKTKQRGDLYLKANIVLPKVEDLDPELVEIMKEKLPKTV encoded by the coding sequence ATGAGCAAATCATTATATGATACATTGGAAGTATCTCCAAATGCAAGTGAATCAGAAATCAAAAAAGCCTACAGAAAGTTAGCCCGCAAATATCATCCGGATGTTAATAAAGATCCGAGTGCGGAAGAAAAATTTAAAGAAATAAATGCAGCCTATGAAGTGCTAAGTGACAAAGAGAAAAAAGCACAGTATGATCAGTACGGTGATGCAATGTTCGGTGGTCAGAATTTCCATGATTTTTCTCAAAGTCAGGGTGGAAATGTAGATCTTGATGAAATACTGCGTCAGATGTTTTCCGGTGGCGGCGGATTTGGAGGCTTTGGCGGTGCAGGAGGCGGAGCCTCAGGTTTTAGCAGTTCCGGGTTTGGCGGAGGGCAACGCTATCAAGAACCAAACCTTGATATAGAAGCAAATGTTACCATCCCGTTTGCCGTAGCAATTTTAGGCGGCTCTCACTCTGTTTCGGTAAACGGCGAGCGTTTTGACATCAAAATTCCTGCCGGTGTAAAAGACGGTGAGAGGATGCGTGTCAAAGGCAAAGGACATGCGCAAAACAGCAGAGTCGGAGACCTCTTTTTGCGTATACATGTCGCACCGAGTCCGGAGTATGAGAGAGAAGGGGATGATTTAGTCAAAACTATTGATGTGCCTTTGTATGCGGCACTTTTTGGTGACAAAATATCTGTACAGACTCTGGAAAAAGAGATTAAACTCAAAATACCGCAAAATACGAAAAACGGACAACGCTTTCGTGTCAAAGGTATGGGGGCTATGAATCGCAAAACGAAACAAAGAGGTGATTTGTATCTAAAAGCAAATATTGTATTACCAAAAGTTGAAGATCTCGACCCTGAATTAGTAGAAATTATGAAAGAAAAATTACCAAAGACAGTATAA
- the purH gene encoding bifunctional phosphoribosylaminoimidazolecarboxamide formyltransferase/IMP cyclohydrolase has product MKKRALVSVSDKNGVVDFCKSLVKNGYEIISTGGTYRLLKENGVDAVEIDEITKFPECFEGRVKTLNPFVHGGILHRRDKQSHLDQAKELGVEAIDLVCVNLYPFKETIERTDDFDEIIENIDIGGPAMVRSAAKNFDSVIIVTDVNDYDLVIDAIENEKNTKEFRRAFMIKAYEHTAAYDSMIANYMNERFNEGFGEKQFVVGNKVMNTRYGENPHQKGALYEFDKHFSNNFKTLKGEASFNNLNDLNGAVKIAAAFGDENAVCISKHGNPCGFAIKDTLLEAYTEALKCDPVSAFGGVVAVNGTVDKALAEKMNEIFIEVIIAGRITEEAQEVFAAKKRIKLFEMGADNLILANDKKDFKHIDGGFIFQDADKVQDDEVKNAKLMSKNAATPEEMKDLEIAYKVASLTKSNCVVYVKNSAMVAVGMGMTSRVDAAQCALKKAKDMGLDVTGAALASEAFFPFRDSIDAAAAAGVKNIIEPGGSIRDEEIIAAADEFGMSLYFSGIRHFLH; this is encoded by the coding sequence ATGAAAAAAAGAGCGTTAGTAAGTGTAAGTGATAAAAACGGTGTTGTAGATTTTTGTAAATCATTGGTAAAAAACGGATATGAGATAATTTCTACCGGCGGAACATACAGGTTGTTAAAAGAAAACGGGGTGGATGCTGTTGAAATTGATGAGATAACAAAGTTCCCGGAATGTTTTGAAGGGCGTGTGAAAACCTTGAATCCTTTTGTTCACGGTGGGATTTTGCATCGTCGTGACAAACAGTCGCATTTGGATCAGGCAAAAGAGCTTGGGGTGGAAGCGATTGATCTGGTATGTGTCAATCTGTATCCTTTTAAAGAGACAATTGAGAGGACTGATGATTTTGATGAGATTATAGAAAACATTGACATTGGCGGTCCGGCAATGGTACGCTCGGCTGCTAAGAATTTTGATTCTGTTATTATTGTCACAGATGTAAATGATTATGATCTTGTCATAGATGCGATTGAAAATGAAAAAAACACAAAAGAGTTTCGCCGAGCTTTTATGATAAAAGCCTATGAGCATACTGCAGCCTATGATTCTATGATAGCCAATTACATGAATGAGCGATTTAACGAAGGTTTTGGTGAAAAGCAGTTTGTAGTCGGCAATAAAGTAATGAACACCCGTTATGGTGAAAATCCTCATCAAAAAGGTGCACTGTATGAGTTTGACAAACATTTCTCAAATAATTTCAAGACGCTCAAAGGCGAAGCAAGTTTTAACAACTTAAATGATTTAAACGGTGCAGTTAAAATTGCGGCCGCCTTTGGGGATGAAAATGCTGTTTGTATCTCAAAACACGGCAACCCCTGTGGCTTTGCAATCAAAGATACATTACTCGAAGCATATACAGAAGCACTCAAGTGTGACCCGGTATCTGCTTTTGGCGGTGTGGTTGCAGTAAACGGTACAGTTGATAAAGCGCTTGCTGAGAAAATGAATGAAATATTCATTGAAGTGATTATAGCGGGACGTATTACCGAAGAAGCACAGGAAGTATTTGCAGCAAAGAAAAGAATTAAACTTTTTGAGATGGGTGCGGATAACTTAATTTTGGCGAATGATAAAAAAGACTTTAAACATATAGACGGCGGATTTATTTTTCAGGATGCGGACAAGGTACAGGATGATGAAGTGAAAAATGCAAAACTTATGAGTAAAAATGCAGCAACACCTGAAGAGATGAAAGATCTTGAAATTGCCTATAAGGTAGCATCCCTGACAAAATCAAACTGTGTCGTCTATGTGAAAAATTCCGCAATGGTTGCTGTCGGTATGGGCATGACCAGTCGTGTAGATGCTGCGCAGTGTGCGCTTAAAAAAGCAAAAGATATGGGGCTTGACGTAACAGGCGCAGCCCTTGCAAGTGAAGCATTCTTTCCGTTTCGTGATTCTATTGATGCAGCCGCGGCAGCAGGGGTCAAAAACATTATAGAGCCAGGAGGCTCTATTCGTGACGAAGAAATAATAGCCGCAGCCGATGAATTTGGTATGAGTCTCTACTTTTCAGGTATCCGCCACTTCTTACATTAA
- a CDS encoding 6-phosphofructokinase, with protein MKQNIAILCSGGDVSGMNPALKRFVEYSLQNNLTPYFVYDGYEGLIDNNIQKASYCDVSGIINRGGTKIGSARSKRFMQVEYRNIAKQNLDALHVTMLIVLGGDGSFRGLHQFYKEHNIKFCGVPSTIDNDISGTDYCLGVDTALNMIKFSIDSIRDTASSFKRAFVIETMGNKCGYLALVSHLTSGSELCLIPETAYNLNEYEQKFKQEIQNGRRYFIAVVAEGIKEDSKEIARWFEEKIGIESRVNVLGHLQRGGNPTVKDRLMAYKFITYAIDALLDNKNETIVCYTKEGFRYKEINAVVNTPYQLDEELIKFINSPKATE; from the coding sequence ATGAAGCAAAATATTGCCATACTCTGTTCTGGCGGAGATGTCTCCGGCATGAATCCGGCATTGAAAAGATTTGTTGAATACAGTTTACAAAATAATTTAACGCCCTACTTCGTATATGACGGATACGAAGGACTTATTGATAACAATATTCAAAAAGCAAGTTATTGTGATGTTTCGGGCATTATTAATCGTGGAGGCACTAAAATAGGAAGTGCCAGAAGCAAAAGATTTATGCAGGTGGAGTATAGAAACATAGCAAAACAAAACCTCGATGCGTTACATGTAACAATGCTTATTGTTCTTGGGGGAGATGGTTCTTTTCGTGGTTTACATCAGTTTTACAAAGAGCATAACATAAAGTTTTGCGGTGTTCCCTCTACTATTGACAATGATATTTCAGGCACAGACTACTGTTTAGGAGTAGACACGGCACTCAATATGATAAAATTCTCAATAGACTCCATCAGAGATACGGCATCTTCTTTCAAAAGAGCCTTCGTTATTGAAACCATGGGAAACAAATGCGGCTACCTTGCGCTTGTATCTCATTTGACATCCGGTTCTGAGCTTTGTTTAATTCCTGAAACAGCATATAATTTAAATGAGTATGAGCAAAAGTTCAAACAAGAGATACAAAACGGACGAAGATATTTTATTGCTGTTGTAGCAGAAGGAATAAAAGAGGATTCTAAAGAAATAGCACGATGGTTTGAAGAAAAAATCGGCATTGAATCAAGAGTAAATGTGCTTGGTCACCTGCAGCGAGGAGGAAACCCGACAGTAAAAGACAGACTTATGGCATATAAATTTATAACCTATGCGATAGATGCTCTACTGGATAATAAAAATGAAACTATAGTTTGTTATACAAAAGAGGGGTTCAGGTATAAAGAGATTAATGCGGTTGTGAACACACCCTATCAATTAGATGAAGAGCTTATAAAATTTATAAACTCTCCAAAAGCAACCGAGTGA
- a CDS encoding DUF302 domain-containing protein, with protein sequence MKKNILTALIALSVAFFATGCSTMHMGWTAVTSQHKLDDKAMDAYDDMFTKVAKYGDPARAMMKEWKVEEGVSGDDVKESIAALTEEYNMRLTGYVKMYTKEDAKPNEVAEARIWSLCNLTTAKIFLNYSRYYGGFMPCRIMYVRYGNGDAYLISMDMTLAIHGGYPLPPKMLEAALKVKDAMEGIPARAAQGDF encoded by the coding sequence ATGAAAAAAAATATATTAACTGCACTAATTGCACTGAGTGTTGCATTTTTTGCAACAGGATGTTCTACAATGCATATGGGCTGGACGGCAGTGACGAGTCAGCATAAACTTGATGACAAAGCTATGGATGCATATGATGACATGTTCACAAAAGTTGCAAAGTATGGTGATCCTGCACGTGCGATGATGAAAGAGTGGAAAGTTGAAGAAGGTGTGAGTGGTGATGATGTAAAAGAATCAATTGCGGCACTTACTGAAGAGTACAACATGAGACTGACTGGTTATGTGAAAATGTATACAAAAGAGGATGCTAAGCCGAATGAAGTGGCAGAAGCGAGAATCTGGTCTTTGTGTAACCTTACGACTGCAAAAATATTCTTAAATTATTCACGTTACTATGGTGGTTTTATGCCATGTAGAATTATGTATGTTCGTTATGGTAATGGTGATGCTTACTTAATCAGTATGGATATGACTCTTGCAATTCATGGCGGATACCCGTTACCTCCAAAAATGCTAGAAGCTGCTTTAAAAGTAAAAGACGCAATGGAAGGAATTCCTGCTCGTGCTGCACAAGGTGACTTCTAG